One part of the Vicugna pacos chromosome 20, VicPac4, whole genome shotgun sequence genome encodes these proteins:
- the TMEM217 gene encoding transmembrane protein 217, with product MRQQHWCGMTAKIGTMLSGVFTIMATSLYLIFEQKYLQGSNCTEVTSQTKSTDILIQQLIICWSWTIIFFLSFITIIISCLLIYSVYAQIYRGLVIYIIWIFFYETVNVVIQILTNDASNIGEVRIMRWFGLVSRILTHCFWMFFVITYAYMIYKNQSQRNIISYNRRISTGSGEFPRRKSKIINFTHHYTE from the coding sequence ATGAGACAGCAGCACTGGTGTGGGATGACCGCCAAAATAGGCACCATGTTATCAGGGGTCTTTACCATCATGGCCACCAGCTTGTACCTCATCTTTGAACAGAAATACTTACAGGGAAGCAATTGCACTGAGGTTACCTCGCAGACCAAGAGTACAGACATCCTCATACAACAGTTAATCATCTGCTGGAGTTGGACTAtcatcttctttctgtctttcatcaccatcatcatcagcTGTTTGCTCATATACTCAGTATATGCACAGATTTACAGGGGCTTGGTGATCTACATCATCTGGATCTTTTTCTATGAAACTGTAAACGTTGTGATACAAATCCTTACCAACGACGCCTCTAACATTGGAGAGGTCAGAATCATGCGCTGGTTTGGTTTGGTGTCCCGTATACTGACGCACTGTTTCTGGATGTTCTTTGTCATCACCTATGCCTACATGATCTACAAGAATCAAAGCCAGCGCAATATAATTTCCTACAACAGACGTATTTCTACAGGCAGTGGAGAGTTCCCACGGCGGAAATCAAAGATAATCAACTTTACCCACCACTATACTGAGTAA
- the TMEM217B gene encoding putative transmembrane protein 217B, with the protein MYKMNNKKFSFMLGIFTFLNTIQLLIFEVNQVAFIGSKDKFSIYKETSSNLVSWATSHKKNVSICLSTITIVVSSLLLYCIHTSNYKGLIVYTVWIITYELTSFSMVLITNWTIKEQFIELRYLHWLFQISRMLLHLFCLPFVTKHAYALYKDLKILSKLGWHRHSSISTVDSWPPVGLRSLHRKLN; encoded by the coding sequence ATGTATAAAATGAACAACAAGAAGTTTTCCTTCATGCTGGGCATCTTCACTTTCCTCAACACCATCCAGTTGCTCATCTTTGAGGTGAACCAGGTTGCATTCATTGGCTCCAAGGACAAGTTCAGCATCTACAAGGAGACAAGTTCTAATCTGGTCTCTTGGGCCACGAGCCACAAGAAGAATGTCAGCATCTGCCTGTCCACCATCACTATTGTGGTCAGCTCCTTACTCCTCTACTGCATCCACACGAGCAACTACAAGGGGCTGATTGTCTACACTGTGTGGATCATCACCTATGAGCTCACCAGCTTCTCCATGGTCCTCATCACCAACTGGACCATCAAAGAGCAGTTCATTGAGCTGAGGTACCTGCACTGGCTCTTCCAAATCTCCCGGATGCTCCTGCACTTGTTCTGTCTGCCCTTTGTCACCAAGCACGCATATGCCCTTTACAAGGACCTCAAGATTTTAAGCAAGTTAGGCTGGCACAGACACTCCTCCATCAGTACAGTTGACTCATGGCCACCTGTCGGGCTGAGGTCCTTGCACCGCAAGTTAAACTGA